Proteins encoded by one window of Bauldia sp.:
- a CDS encoding alpha/beta hydrolase produces the protein MNHFSSKGMDIAYVDVGAGPPILLIHGFGSSHAINWKATGWIDTLTGAGRRVVAMDVRGHGQSQKFYEPSAYRPALLAEDAANLLDHLGIPRADVMGYSMGGRIAAVLAIAHPEKVRALIIAGMGMGMVEGIGDEEEIVAALEAPTLEDAVGDTGRAYRKFIDLSRSDRKALAACIIGQREVVPIEAVARIRAPTLVAVGTKDAVAGSARRLAHVIPDAEVLDIPNRDHMLAVGDRTYKAGVLAFLARHSPLD, from the coding sequence ATGAATCACTTTTCTTCCAAAGGCATGGATATTGCCTACGTCGATGTGGGCGCCGGGCCGCCGATCCTGCTGATCCACGGCTTCGGCTCCAGCCACGCCATCAACTGGAAGGCAACCGGGTGGATCGACACGCTGACCGGCGCCGGGCGACGGGTGGTCGCCATGGACGTGCGCGGGCACGGGCAGAGCCAGAAATTCTATGAGCCTTCCGCGTACCGGCCTGCGCTGCTCGCAGAGGATGCGGCGAACCTGCTCGACCATCTCGGTATCCCGCGCGCCGACGTCATGGGCTACTCGATGGGCGGGCGGATCGCCGCCGTGCTCGCCATCGCCCATCCGGAGAAGGTGCGGGCGCTGATCATCGCCGGCATGGGGATGGGCATGGTCGAGGGCATCGGCGACGAGGAGGAGATCGTCGCCGCGCTCGAGGCGCCGACGCTCGAGGATGCCGTCGGCGACACCGGGCGGGCGTACCGCAAGTTCATCGACCTGTCGCGGAGCGACCGGAAGGCGCTTGCCGCCTGCATCATCGGCCAGCGCGAGGTGGTGCCGATCGAGGCGGTGGCGCGGATACGGGCGCCGACCCTGGTCGCGGTCGGCACCAAGGATGCCGTGGCAGGTTCGGCGCGGCGGCTGGCGCACGTCATCCCCGATGCCGAGGTGCTCGACATTCCCAATCGCGACCACATGCTGGCGGTCGGCGACCGGACGTATAAGGCCGGGGTGCTGGCGTTCCTGGCGCGGCATTCACCGCTGGACTAG
- a CDS encoding PadR family transcriptional regulator, with the protein MHNHWRDERMAWSFAGRGGPGSGGWSKHGRGGGRGGFGSGAFRVGKMLADGDLRVVVLALLKDGPRHGYDIIKALEEKSSGIYSPSPGVVYPTLTYLEEVGYVSATTEGNKKVYAITDAGRQHLEENRDLADMVLDSIEKFGRKMAQARAWWEGDRKGGPKADRDIPGVIDEVNDARRDLKEAIAEKLDQAAEDVQRRVAKALRDAAKAIRGLNNRDDVIDL; encoded by the coding sequence ATGCACAATCATTGGCGCGACGAGAGAATGGCCTGGAGCTTCGCGGGACGCGGCGGCCCGGGTAGCGGCGGCTGGAGCAAGCACGGGCGCGGCGGCGGACGCGGCGGCTTCGGCAGCGGTGCCTTCCGCGTCGGCAAGATGCTAGCCGACGGCGACCTGCGCGTCGTCGTGCTGGCGCTGCTCAAGGACGGCCCGCGGCACGGCTACGACATCATCAAGGCGCTGGAGGAGAAGTCGAGCGGCATCTACAGCCCCTCGCCCGGCGTCGTCTATCCGACGCTGACCTACCTCGAGGAAGTCGGCTACGTCTCGGCGACCACCGAGGGCAACAAGAAGGTCTACGCCATCACCGACGCCGGCCGGCAGCACCTCGAAGAGAACCGCGACCTTGCCGACATGGTCCTCGACTCGATCGAGAAGTTCGGCCGCAAGATGGCCCAGGCCCGCGCCTGGTGGGAAGGCGACCGCAAGGGCGGCCCGAAGGCCGACCGCGACATTCCGGGCGTCATCGACGAAGTCAACGACGCCCGCCGCGACCTCAAGGAAGCCATCGCCGAGAAGCTCGACCAGGCGGCCGAGGACGTGCAGCGCCGCGTCGCCAAGGCGCTCCGCGACGCCGCCAAGGCGATCCGCGGACTGAACAACCGGGACGACGTGATCGACCTTTAG
- a CDS encoding LysE family translocator, which yields MTFATWIAFLAASIVILLIPGPTVLLVVSYALTQGRKVAVAMAAGVALGDFTAMTLSLAGLGALLLTSAAFFTVLKWIGAAYLVYLGVRLWRASPVLPDVAEAAPRTRGIFLHAFTVTALNPKSIAFFVAFVPQFIDHARPLLPQFAIVEATFVVLATINALAYALAADKLRDRIRRPGVLAWMNRAGATCLVGMGAATAAIGRS from the coding sequence ATGACGTTCGCCACCTGGATCGCATTCCTGGCGGCGTCGATTGTCATTCTGCTTATTCCCGGTCCGACGGTGCTCCTCGTCGTCAGCTACGCGCTGACGCAGGGGCGGAAAGTTGCCGTCGCGATGGCGGCCGGGGTCGCGCTCGGCGACTTCACCGCGATGACGCTGTCGCTCGCCGGTCTCGGCGCCCTGCTTCTCACCTCCGCGGCTTTCTTCACGGTGCTGAAATGGATCGGCGCCGCGTATCTCGTCTATCTCGGCGTGCGGCTGTGGCGCGCCAGCCCCGTGCTGCCTGATGTCGCCGAGGCGGCGCCCCGGACGCGCGGCATCTTCCTCCACGCCTTCACGGTGACGGCGCTCAACCCGAAAAGCATCGCGTTCTTCGTCGCCTTCGTGCCGCAGTTCATCGATCACGCGCGGCCGCTCTTGCCGCAGTTCGCGATCGTCGAGGCGACGTTCGTTGTCCTGGCGACAATCAACGCGCTCGCCTATGCGCTCGCCGCCGACAAGCTGCGCGACCGCATCCGCAGGCCGGGCGTGCTCGCCTGGATGAATCGCGCCGGCGCGACCTGCCTGGTCGGCATGGGCGCGGCGACGGCAGCCATCGGGCGCAGCTAG
- the rpsU gene encoding 30S ribosomal protein S21 encodes MVRDNNVDQALKVLKKKLQREGIFRELKRQAFYEKPSERKAREKGEAIRRGRKLARKQLQREGLLPMPKKVERPTRAGGRA; translated from the coding sequence ATGGTGCGCGATAACAACGTCGATCAGGCGTTGAAGGTGTTGAAGAAGAAGCTCCAGCGCGAAGGCATCTTCCGCGAGCTCAAGCGTCAGGCGTTCTACGAGAAGCCGTCCGAGCGCAAGGCGCGCGAGAAGGGCGAAGCCATCCGCCGCGGACGCAAGCTCGCCCGCAAGCAGCTCCAGCGCGAAGGCCTGCTGCCGATGCCGAAGAAGGTCGAGCGGCCGACACGCGCGGGTGGACGCGCCTAA
- a CDS encoding DUF3126 family protein: MDRKEIQKLEAYFRKRFNMPQMEVRQRPQKNDSAEVYIGDEFIGVIYRDDEDGDLSYNFTMAILDIDLE; this comes from the coding sequence ATGGATCGCAAAGAGATCCAGAAACTCGAAGCGTATTTCCGCAAGCGGTTCAACATGCCGCAGATGGAAGTGAGACAGCGCCCGCAGAAGAACGACTCGGCCGAGGTCTACATCGGCGACGAGTTCATCGGCGTGATCTATCGCGACGACGAAGACGGCGACCTTTCCTACAATTTCACGATGGCGATTCTGGATATCGACCTGGAGTAG
- a CDS encoding FAD-dependent monooxygenase, which yields MAINPQAKGGDRQTIVVVGAGIGGLTAAVALAAASFRVIVVERADHLSEAGAGIQIAPNAGRILANLGLATKIAAAAIEPDAIEVRSGTSGKVIATIPGAAYRARYGAPYHVIHRADLQSVLAAAVEANPNVTLELGATVAQTLPQPNGLLVRIQKPGGIDVVPAVAIIAADGVWSTFRDKIAGSAKATPTGRTAWRALLAADVGRDLVSMTRVNLWLGRNAHLVHYPVAQGSAVNIVAIVDEVWDKQGWSAVGDRAEIARRFHDWPLRARHLIAAPVSWQKFSINRVNAGAPWTSERLALLGDAAHAMPPYLAQGAAMAIEDAAVLAETLRGVSDIPAGLRAYEAARKARVAAVARAAEQTGRQYHYAGPLAFARDTALHYAAERLILERNDWIYNWQLSAG from the coding sequence GTGGCGATCAACCCGCAGGCGAAAGGCGGCGACCGGCAGACGATAGTCGTCGTCGGCGCCGGCATCGGCGGCTTGACCGCCGCGGTGGCGCTTGCCGCCGCATCCTTCCGCGTCATCGTCGTCGAGCGCGCCGATCATCTTTCGGAAGCCGGCGCCGGCATCCAGATCGCACCCAACGCCGGCCGCATCCTCGCCAATCTCGGCCTCGCGACGAAGATCGCCGCCGCCGCGATTGAGCCCGATGCGATCGAAGTGCGCAGCGGCACCAGCGGCAAGGTCATCGCCACTATCCCCGGCGCGGCCTATCGCGCCCGCTACGGCGCGCCCTATCATGTCATCCACCGCGCCGACCTCCAGTCGGTGCTCGCCGCCGCGGTCGAGGCGAATCCGAACGTCACGCTGGAGCTCGGCGCCACCGTCGCGCAGACGCTGCCGCAGCCGAACGGCCTGCTCGTCCGCATCCAGAAGCCGGGCGGCATCGACGTCGTCCCGGCCGTCGCGATCATTGCCGCCGACGGCGTCTGGTCGACGTTCCGCGACAAGATCGCCGGCAGCGCGAAGGCAACGCCGACCGGCCGCACAGCGTGGCGCGCGCTCCTCGCCGCCGATGTCGGCCGCGATCTCGTCTCGATGACGCGCGTGAATCTCTGGCTCGGCCGCAACGCGCATCTCGTGCACTATCCGGTGGCGCAGGGTTCGGCCGTCAACATCGTCGCCATCGTCGATGAGGTCTGGGACAAGCAGGGCTGGAGTGCGGTCGGCGATCGCGCCGAGATCGCGCGCCGCTTCCACGACTGGCCGCTCCGCGCCCGCCACCTCATCGCGGCGCCGGTGTCGTGGCAGAAATTTTCCATCAATCGCGTCAATGCCGGCGCACCGTGGACCAGCGAACGCCTGGCGCTGTTGGGCGACGCCGCCCACGCCATGCCGCCGTATCTCGCGCAAGGGGCGGCGATGGCCATCGAGGATGCCGCGGTGCTCGCCGAAACGCTGCGCGGCGTGAGCGACATCCCGGCGGGGCTCCGCGCCTACGAGGCCGCGCGCAAAGCCCGCGTCGCCGCTGTCGCCAGGGCCGCCGAACAGACCGGCCGCCAGTATCACTACGCCGGCCCGCTCGCCTTCGCCCGCGACACCGCGCTCCACTACGCCGCCGAGCGCCTGATCCTCGAGCGCAACGACTGGATCTACAACTGGCAGCTCAGCGCCGGATGA
- a CDS encoding CorA family divalent cation transporter, with protein sequence MDAAGDGKPRFALLGGPMGQGMLPGLVMALRFHADGRSVELPADQPVDLATDNGDWLWLHFNLADKRACQWIANSASVPAVARALLVALHDHQQLYTTGDCVYGVFSDLVRALDRSLDETGYLNFAMTERLVVTGRRQSLQSVEAVRAALVAGRKLAGAAALIEAIVERATAGIDGLMDDLGKDLDRIEDLVLIDSVPDERRRVGRVRRTVVRLHRQVASLRALLDRFEASDEEAKTASLEIATDRLVQRLDALDQEVIAVQERARLLQEEISARLSEESARNLNALSVLTAVFLPATLVTGIFGMNTTDLPFAHGTHGSLWAVGVGALAAGLTYWVLRWMGVIRR encoded by the coding sequence ATGGACGCTGCGGGGGACGGCAAGCCGCGCTTCGCGCTGCTCGGCGGGCCGATGGGGCAGGGGATGCTGCCCGGCCTGGTGATGGCGCTCCGCTTCCATGCCGACGGGCGCTCGGTGGAGCTGCCGGCCGACCAGCCGGTCGATCTTGCCACCGACAACGGCGACTGGCTGTGGCTGCATTTCAATCTTGCCGACAAGCGCGCCTGCCAGTGGATCGCGAATTCCGCCTCGGTGCCGGCGGTGGCGCGGGCACTGCTCGTTGCGCTGCATGACCACCAGCAACTCTACACCACCGGCGACTGCGTCTACGGCGTCTTCTCCGATCTGGTGCGGGCCCTCGACCGCTCGCTGGACGAGACCGGCTACCTCAATTTCGCGATGACCGAGAGGCTGGTCGTCACCGGCCGGCGGCAATCGCTGCAGTCGGTCGAGGCGGTACGCGCGGCGCTGGTCGCCGGGCGCAAGTTGGCCGGCGCCGCCGCGCTGATCGAGGCGATCGTCGAGCGGGCGACCGCCGGCATCGACGGGCTGATGGACGACCTCGGCAAGGACCTCGACCGCATCGAGGACCTCGTGCTGATCGACTCGGTGCCCGACGAGCGGCGCCGCGTCGGCCGCGTGCGGCGCACGGTGGTGCGGCTGCACCGGCAGGTCGCGAGCCTGCGCGCGCTGCTCGACCGCTTCGAGGCGTCGGACGAGGAGGCGAAGACCGCGTCGCTGGAGATCGCCACCGACCGGCTGGTGCAGCGGCTGGATGCGCTCGACCAGGAAGTCATCGCCGTGCAGGAGCGGGCGCGGCTCTTGCAGGAAGAGATCAGCGCGCGGCTTTCGGAAGAGAGCGCGCGGAACCTCAACGCGCTGTCGGTGCTGACCGCCGTGTTCCTGCCGGCGACGCTGGTCACCGGCATCTTCGGCATGAACACGACCGACCTGCCGTTCGCGCATGGCACGCACGGCTCGCTGTGGGCGGTCGGCGTCGGGGCGCTGGCTGCCGGGCTGACCTACTGGGTGCTGCGCTGGATGGGCGTCATCCGGCGCTGA
- a CDS encoding zinc-finger domain-containing protein, translating to MADHVVPHFQNTAGVRAIAIGVKEFMCVGANPPFDHPHIYIDMGDADEKVCPYCSTLYRYQASLGATETDPPGHLFVERAA from the coding sequence ATGGCCGACCACGTCGTCCCCCATTTCCAGAACACCGCCGGCGTCCGCGCCATCGCCATCGGCGTCAAGGAATTCATGTGCGTCGGCGCCAATCCGCCGTTCGACCACCCGCACATCTATATCGACATGGGCGACGCCGACGAGAAGGTCTGCCCCTACTGCTCGACCCTCTACCGCTACCAGGCCAGCCTCGGCGCGACCGAGACCGACCCGCCCGGCCACCTGTTCGTAGAACGCGCCGCCTGA
- the cysE gene encoding serine O-acetyltransferase yields MVAKHSEAIREVDPVWDQIKREAQQICAAEPAIASFVYATILNHDRLEDAIIHRVAQRLDNSVVNAEVIRLAYKEAVADDPSIAEAFRSDIAAVYDRDPACDRHIEPVLYFKGFHAIQTHRLAHWLWKKGRRDFALYLQARSSSIFATDISPAAPMGRGVMLDHATGIVIGRTASVGDNVSILQDVTLGGTGKETGDRHPKIRDGVLIGAGAKILGNIEIGEGAKVAAGSVVLHAVPPYTTVAGVPAKVIGEIGGNAESVRAMDQTFEEC; encoded by the coding sequence ATGGTTGCCAAGCATTCCGAAGCGATCCGCGAGGTCGATCCCGTCTGGGACCAGATCAAGCGCGAGGCGCAGCAGATTTGCGCCGCGGAGCCCGCGATCGCGAGCTTCGTCTACGCCACGATCCTCAACCATGACCGGCTGGAGGATGCGATCATCCACCGCGTCGCGCAGCGGCTCGACAACAGCGTCGTCAACGCCGAGGTGATCCGCCTTGCCTACAAGGAGGCAGTCGCCGACGATCCGTCGATCGCCGAAGCGTTCCGCTCCGACATCGCCGCGGTCTACGATCGCGATCCGGCCTGCGACCGGCACATCGAGCCGGTGCTCTACTTCAAGGGCTTCCACGCCATCCAGACGCATCGCCTGGCGCACTGGCTGTGGAAGAAGGGGCGGCGCGACTTCGCGCTCTACCTGCAGGCGCGCTCGTCGTCGATCTTCGCCACCGACATCTCGCCGGCGGCGCCGATGGGGCGCGGCGTCATGCTCGACCATGCGACCGGCATCGTCATCGGGCGCACCGCCTCGGTCGGCGACAACGTCTCGATCCTGCAGGACGTGACGCTCGGCGGCACCGGCAAGGAAACCGGCGACCGCCATCCGAAGATTCGCGACGGTGTGCTGATCGGCGCGGGCGCCAAGATTCTCGGCAATATCGAGATCGGCGAAGGCGCAAAGGTCGCGGCGGGATCGGTGGTGCTGCACGCGGTGCCGCCGTATACAACGGTCGCCGGCGTGCCGGCCAAGGTCATCGGCGAGATCGGCGGCAACGCCGAATCGGTCCGCGCGATGGACCAGACGTTCGAGGAATGCTGA